A region of Paenibacillus thiaminolyticus DNA encodes the following proteins:
- the csrA gene encoding carbon storage regulator CsrA, whose translation MLVLKRKIGETVMIGDEIEVRVLGVEGEYVKLGFVAPKNVQIMRKELYESIVQENSSAVETTKGASEKEDINMIEILKKFKK comes from the coding sequence ATGCTGGTGCTGAAGCGAAAAATCGGCGAGACGGTTATGATCGGCGACGAGATTGAAGTTCGCGTGCTTGGCGTGGAAGGAGAGTATGTCAAGCTTGGTTTTGTTGCTCCGAAAAATGTGCAAATCATGCGGAAGGAATTGTATGAGAGCATTGTACAAGAGAATTCTTCCGCTGTCGAGACCACTAAGGGCGCTAGCGAGAAAGAGGATATCAATATGATTGAGATTTTAAAGAAATTTAAAAAATGA
- a CDS encoding GMP synthase: MHDIRKRIATYDEMIDLCQQYILEIKEREWQESAFLHFTEKWDQLKEYISSGDTEMLTEEERNQEAIRCQTLQVLYQSIIDRIERQISQLGSQVQGVRQSKTIMNAYQGVGRIDQVAYYFDEKK; the protein is encoded by the coding sequence ATGCATGATATTCGGAAAAGAATTGCTACCTATGATGAGATGATCGATCTATGCCAACAATATATCCTTGAGATAAAGGAGCGAGAATGGCAGGAGTCAGCTTTCCTTCATTTTACGGAAAAATGGGATCAACTGAAGGAATATATATCCTCTGGCGATACAGAAATGCTTACCGAGGAAGAAAGAAACCAGGAAGCTATACGTTGTCAGACGCTCCAGGTGCTTTACCAGTCTATAATCGATCGCATAGAAAGACAAATAAGTCAACTGGGTTCCCAAGTCCAAGGCGTTCGCCAAAGCAAGACAATTATGAACGCATACCAAGGTGTGGGGAGAATAGATCAAGTTGCTTATTATTTTGATGAAAAAAAATAA
- the fliS gene encoding flagellar export chaperone FliS, with amino-acid sequence MYTNMTAGYQAYQKNKYETASPHKLILMLYYGALKYTNQAETALAEGNPLSAHQHILKVQDIIYELIACLNEREGGEVAQNLKNLYLYVIDQLVQANIQKSAQPLREAKAVIQSVKDAWETIGKDITAGQNYA; translated from the coding sequence ATGTATACGAATATGACCGCCGGTTATCAAGCATACCAAAAAAATAAATATGAAACAGCTTCTCCTCATAAATTAATCCTAATGCTGTATTATGGGGCGCTAAAGTATACGAATCAGGCGGAAACTGCACTTGCAGAAGGCAATCCCTTGTCAGCTCACCAGCATATTTTGAAGGTGCAGGATATCATTTATGAGTTGATTGCTTGTTTGAATGAACGCGAAGGCGGCGAAGTAGCACAAAACCTTAAAAACTTGTATTTATATGTCATTGACCAATTAGTTCAAGCTAATATCCAAAAATCAGCACAGCCGCTAAGGGAAGCCAAAGCAGTAATTCAATCTGTCAAAGACGCATGGGAAACGATCGGCAAAGATATTACGGCGGGTCAAAATTATGCATGA
- a CDS encoding DUF6470 family protein, with the protein MNISDITRQIQSYSFRYEPAELTIRQRPVEMEADWQPVWDELGLQRPSVAASERKNEAIQVAVQATQQKAQEGDQLGNIAKSKTTFGQIAFERYMQKGQKEVRLYALPSQSVAIDIRVYPPEIEVQTKGVVRE; encoded by the coding sequence ATGAATATATCGGATATTACGAGACAGATTCAATCGTATTCCTTCCGCTATGAGCCTGCCGAGTTAACGATACGTCAGCGTCCCGTCGAGATGGAGGCGGATTGGCAGCCGGTATGGGACGAGCTGGGGCTGCAGCGGCCTTCCGTTGCGGCCAGCGAGCGGAAAAACGAGGCGATACAAGTGGCTGTCCAGGCTACGCAACAGAAAGCGCAAGAGGGCGACCAACTTGGCAATATCGCCAAGTCGAAAACGACCTTCGGCCAGATCGCATTTGAGCGTTATATGCAAAAAGGCCAAAAAGAAGTGCGGCTCTATGCGCTGCCTTCCCAAAGCGTAGCCATCGATATTCGGGTTTATCCGCCGGAAATTGAAGTGCAAACGAAAGGTGTTGTTCGGGAATGA
- a CDS encoding flagellar protein FlaG, whose product MSSIHRTDTAGLDLQVHRSTIQSLKNVLNKEMHGESASPQAGATLDYINMSIEDKQDLQKKVEELNESIASSGKEIHFKYHDDAKELYVEVIDKKTKEVIASLPPEFLIDLSVKMKELIGLFLDKKV is encoded by the coding sequence ATGAGCAGCATTCATCGTACAGACACCGCGGGTTTAGACTTACAGGTTCATCGGTCAACCATTCAATCCTTGAAAAATGTGCTCAACAAGGAAATGCACGGGGAGTCAGCTTCTCCTCAAGCTGGAGCAACCTTGGATTACATAAATATGAGCATCGAAGATAAGCAGGATCTTCAAAAAAAGGTGGAGGAGTTGAATGAGTCAATTGCCAGCTCCGGCAAAGAGATTCATTTTAAATACCACGATGACGCTAAGGAATTATATGTCGAAGTAATCGATAAGAAAACGAAGGAAGTCATAGCAAGTTTGCCTCCGGAATTTTTGATAGATTTGTCGGTCAAGATGAAAGAGCTCATTGGCTTGTTTTTGGATAAAAAAGTATAA
- the fliW gene encoding flagellar assembly protein FliW — translation MTSTNDSVASNVTIHSSNYGALHPEPHQIYEFVKGMIGFQSITRYALMPYDESVFYILHAMEEERSFILIPAEYVQNYSFPIDQDTVEALGVQMSEEVVTMLVVNIINDAISVNLRAPVLFSPKTQKGCQYIIADSNLPVRHFIQGRGE, via the coding sequence ATGACATCAACCAATGATTCAGTCGCATCAAATGTTACGATCCATAGTTCCAATTACGGGGCTCTTCATCCTGAACCTCATCAGATCTACGAGTTCGTCAAAGGCATGATCGGGTTTCAATCGATTACCCGATACGCCTTAATGCCATACGATGAATCGGTCTTCTATATTCTCCATGCGATGGAGGAGGAACGAAGCTTTATCTTAATTCCGGCGGAATATGTTCAGAACTACAGCTTTCCTATCGACCAGGATACCGTGGAAGCTCTGGGTGTTCAAATGTCTGAAGAAGTTGTAACCATGCTCGTCGTTAATATCATTAACGATGCGATTAGCGTGAATTTAAGAGCCCCCGTCCTCTTCTCGCCGAAAACACAGAAGGGCTGCCAGTATATCATCGCAGACTCTAATCTTCCCGTCCGGCATTTTATTCAAGGAAGGGGAGAATAG
- a CDS encoding flagellin: MSMFINTNVGAINAHRNLGMNNTAMGKTMEKLSSGFRINRAADDAAGLAISEKMRFQIGGMNQAMRNAQDGISLIQTAEGALTEVHSMLQRLNTLANQSATGTYDDNDRKNTQKEVDALLKEINNIADSTNFNGIKLLNANTNVSFQIGVEKGNSLTAALKNMKATALGVSGLSISTQAKASSALATISNAINTVAEQRAAFGAVQNRLEHTINNLGVTAENLSASESRIRNADMAKEMTDFTRNQILVQAGTAMLAQANSAPQSVLKLLG, encoded by the coding sequence ATGTCGATGTTTATTAACACAAACGTGGGCGCAATCAATGCTCACCGCAACCTAGGCATGAACAACACAGCAATGGGCAAGACAATGGAAAAATTGTCTTCCGGTTTCCGCATTAACCGTGCGGCGGACGATGCGGCGGGTCTCGCTATCTCCGAGAAAATGCGTTTCCAAATCGGCGGCATGAACCAAGCAATGCGCAATGCCCAAGACGGTATCTCCCTAATTCAAACGGCTGAGGGTGCATTGACGGAAGTACACTCCATGCTGCAACGTTTGAATACGTTGGCTAACCAATCCGCTACGGGTACTTATGATGATAATGATCGTAAGAACACCCAAAAAGAAGTAGATGCATTGCTTAAAGAAATCAACAATATTGCAGATTCCACAAACTTTAACGGAATTAAATTGTTGAATGCTAACACAAATGTTAGCTTCCAAATTGGTGTTGAAAAGGGAAATTCGTTAACTGCTGCCCTGAAGAACATGAAAGCTACTGCACTCGGTGTAAGTGGTTTGAGCATCAGCACACAAGCGAAGGCTAGTTCAGCTCTGGCAACAATTTCGAACGCGATTAATACAGTTGCTGAGCAACGCGCAGCTTTTGGTGCGGTGCAAAACCGTCTGGAGCACACCATTAACAACTTGGGCGTAACTGCAGAGAACCTGTCCGCTTCTGAATCCCGTATCCGCAACGCTGATATGGCGAAAGAAATGACAGACTTTACTCGCAACCAAATCTTGGTTCAAGCGGGTACTGCGATGTTGGCTCAAGCTAATTCCGCTCCACAATCTGTTCTTAAGCTGTTGGGTTAA
- the fliD gene encoding flagellar filament capping protein FliD — MGFSIGGLASGLDTGLMIEKLMMLERIPYNNLEQKKNDFSGFQSYFRNLNTKLSTLRDKAADLTLNANFKLTSTKSSDEQAVKAAGSDNAVTGNYQVTVTQLAQSHVLKANAFDVKGDSSSLEGQTITFHEADGKEVEVKLSGSTYGEMLENLKNDINRNSKTVSASLVETSPGNKTLVLTSTKTGVENNFYQGSGGSSGIGITGSEISPGVNILNSLGLVNGTDNKLQEVQPAKDAELTVNGLSVTSSSNEVKGVIEGVTLQLQKVSSAMITVGQDSDKVLEKVKGFVEAFNEVRKLIRDGMAKPEEKPKDDKTPYRKTTLQGDSTLRQLDMELGSWMSSNIAGLGTLADLGIEIDKDKKGADMTGEIVFDQKKFKEALERDPEKVIAMFNTDETDSSGNKKQGIATILSEELRTWTSKANGILQSRVNGYDSEISFITESMSKMEDRLTLKEQQLKRQFTAMEVAMSKLNNEKSWLTSQINGLSKQS; from the coding sequence ATGGGATTTAGTATTGGCGGCCTTGCTTCCGGCTTGGATACCGGGTTGATGATTGAAAAATTAATGATGTTGGAGAGAATCCCGTATAACAATCTGGAGCAGAAGAAAAATGACTTTTCAGGATTTCAGTCATATTTTCGCAACTTAAATACCAAATTATCTACACTGCGCGATAAAGCTGCTGATTTAACATTGAACGCGAACTTCAAGCTGACATCGACCAAAAGCTCAGATGAGCAGGCCGTAAAAGCTGCCGGCTCCGATAATGCTGTAACTGGGAACTATCAGGTAACCGTGACCCAGTTAGCGCAGTCACATGTTTTAAAAGCAAACGCATTCGATGTTAAAGGTGATTCGTCTTCCCTTGAAGGCCAGACCATTACTTTTCACGAGGCCGATGGTAAAGAAGTTGAGGTTAAACTATCAGGTTCGACGTATGGCGAAATGCTGGAGAATCTTAAAAATGACATTAATAGAAATAGCAAGACCGTCTCTGCTTCATTGGTAGAAACCTCTCCAGGCAACAAGACCTTGGTGCTTACTTCGACCAAAACAGGAGTTGAGAATAATTTCTATCAAGGTAGCGGCGGCTCTTCCGGAATCGGAATTACCGGCAGCGAGATCAGCCCTGGCGTTAACATATTGAATTCTTTGGGCTTGGTAAACGGAACGGACAATAAACTCCAGGAGGTTCAACCCGCAAAGGATGCGGAATTGACGGTAAATGGTTTGTCTGTTACAAGCTCTTCTAACGAAGTCAAAGGCGTCATTGAAGGCGTCACGTTGCAGTTACAAAAAGTATCTTCGGCGATGATCACGGTTGGACAAGACTCAGACAAGGTCCTTGAGAAGGTCAAAGGATTCGTGGAGGCATTTAACGAAGTTCGCAAGCTGATTCGGGATGGCATGGCCAAGCCAGAAGAAAAACCAAAGGATGATAAAACACCCTACCGGAAAACAACGCTTCAGGGTGATTCGACATTGCGCCAGTTGGACATGGAACTAGGGAGTTGGATGTCAAGCAATATTGCTGGCCTCGGCACGTTGGCTGACCTTGGTATAGAAATCGATAAGGACAAAAAAGGGGCCGACATGACGGGGGAGATCGTTTTTGATCAAAAGAAGTTTAAAGAAGCCCTGGAGCGTGACCCAGAAAAAGTAATAGCTATGTTTAATACAGATGAGACCGACAGTTCGGGAAACAAGAAGCAGGGAATCGCTACAATACTAAGTGAAGAGCTTCGTACTTGGACAAGCAAGGCTAACGGAATTTTACAATCCCGCGTGAATGGCTATGATTCTGAAATCTCTTTTATCACGGAATCAATGAGCAAAATGGAAGATCGTCTCACATTGAAAGAGCAGCAATTAAAGAGACAATTTACAGCAATGGAAGTAGCTATGAGTAAATTGAATAACGAAAAGTCCTGGTTGACCAGTCAAATCAATGGTTTGTCTAAGCAAAGCTAG
- a CDS encoding IS1182 family transposase produces the protein MRNLTTTTEQYTMQVTLPLGDVEEKTVSKRKLAPTFKAYDNKQMHMILDLGVLIPDHHVARIIDEMIEAIPDELLFAHYVGGGRSPYHPKMMLKVILYGYSQKVYSCRGIEKLLRENLPAMWLAAMQQPDFRTLNDFRGMRIKAFMDELFETMIRKLIADNYITMENYFLDGTKIEADANKYSFVWKKSTLHFEEKLKQKVQATLAHIHTLTRQEADENAAQAPDELPARLEEAAALLEEKVEDFTEQMAQANDSEARKALRKERSALKQPLKQIREDFLPRLAKYEQQKACFGDRNSYSKTDPDATFMRMKEDHMKNGQLKPGYNVQMATENQFVLFYSIHQRPTDTRCFIPHMERLAASTLPMPKTVIADAGYGSKENYLYAVGEEKQPHFDFLIPYGSYMKEKTRRYKKDIRHASNWTYEEHDDRFICPNGQYVRFKKYQTKKNASGLEQSFKIYECEDCSDCPLKASCTKAKGNRQVHWNTIWEELKAKAKKALEDDERSAIYARRKVEVESVFGHIKGNRSFCRFSLRGMEKVHTEFGIVALAHNLLKVAGIRLVTFLQKRKNKKSWTENLTFSRPTFYFGDLLDSPFLCIHKDNCLCDSDAV, from the coding sequence ATGCGTAATCTGACGACTACTACTGAACAGTATACCATGCAAGTGACACTTCCTCTAGGGGATGTGGAAGAAAAAACGGTTTCCAAACGAAAACTTGCTCCCACCTTTAAAGCCTACGATAACAAGCAGATGCACATGATTTTGGATCTGGGAGTACTTATCCCCGACCATCATGTGGCCCGCATCATTGATGAGATGATTGAAGCCATCCCTGACGAGTTGTTGTTCGCTCATTATGTGGGCGGGGGCCGAAGCCCTTACCATCCCAAAATGATGCTCAAAGTCATCCTGTACGGTTATTCGCAAAAGGTCTACTCTTGTCGCGGTATTGAAAAGCTGCTTCGTGAAAACCTCCCGGCTATGTGGCTCGCAGCGATGCAGCAACCCGACTTCCGCACCTTGAACGATTTCCGTGGCATGCGCATAAAAGCATTTATGGACGAACTGTTTGAAACGATGATCCGAAAGCTCATCGCAGACAATTACATCACGATGGAGAACTACTTTTTAGACGGCACGAAGATCGAAGCTGATGCTAACAAGTATTCTTTTGTGTGGAAAAAATCCACCCTTCACTTCGAAGAGAAGCTCAAGCAAAAGGTACAGGCGACCCTTGCGCATATTCATACGCTCACGCGGCAAGAAGCCGACGAAAACGCGGCGCAAGCCCCGGATGAACTTCCTGCAAGACTCGAAGAAGCAGCCGCCCTACTGGAAGAAAAGGTGGAGGATTTCACCGAACAAATGGCTCAGGCAAACGACAGCGAAGCGAGGAAGGCCTTACGCAAAGAGCGCAGTGCCCTGAAGCAGCCACTGAAACAAATTCGGGAGGACTTTCTTCCTCGGCTCGCCAAGTATGAGCAGCAAAAGGCGTGCTTTGGCGATCGCAACAGCTACTCCAAAACCGATCCGGACGCCACGTTTATGCGGATGAAGGAAGACCACATGAAGAATGGTCAGCTGAAACCGGGTTACAATGTGCAAATGGCGACAGAAAACCAGTTCGTTTTATTTTACAGCATCCACCAGCGTCCCACCGACACGCGTTGCTTCATCCCGCATATGGAGCGATTGGCTGCGTCTACTTTGCCGATGCCCAAAACGGTGATTGCTGATGCAGGCTATGGCAGCAAGGAAAATTACTTGTATGCAGTGGGGGAAGAAAAACAGCCACACTTTGATTTTCTCATTCCTTACGGCAGTTATATGAAAGAGAAAACGCGTCGCTACAAGAAGGACATCCGGCATGCCTCCAACTGGACGTATGAAGAGCACGATGACCGATTTATTTGCCCGAATGGCCAGTACGTTCGCTTTAAGAAATACCAAACGAAGAAAAACGCGTCTGGCCTGGAGCAAAGCTTCAAAATTTATGAATGTGAAGATTGCAGTGATTGTCCACTCAAGGCGAGCTGCACCAAGGCCAAGGGGAACCGCCAGGTACACTGGAATACGATCTGGGAAGAATTAAAAGCAAAGGCCAAAAAAGCCCTTGAGGATGACGAGAGATCCGCGATCTATGCTCGGCGTAAAGTCGAGGTAGAAAGCGTATTTGGTCACATCAAGGGCAATCGCTCGTTCTGTCGGTTCTCCTTGCGAGGGATGGAGAAGGTGCACACCGAATTTGGGATTGTGGCTTTGGCCCACAATCTACTGAAGGTGGCGGGCATCCGCCTCGTTACGTTCCTGCAAAAGCGAAAGAACAAAAAAAGTTGGACGGAAAACCTTACGTTTTCTCGCCCAACTTTTTATTTTGGGGACTTATTAGACAGCCCCTTTTTATGTATCCATAAAGATAATTGTTTGTGTGACTCTGATGCTGTATAG